The sequence AAATATCTAATTTCTTTACCTAAAACTTTCAACTTTATGGTCgaattatgaataattatttacacTCGTCTTTCATAAAAATGGTTTCAAATTAAGGTTTCCAGCGCGAGACTTACGTTTCCGTATACTATTCACATGTGTAGTTTCAAATCAATTCGTTATAACATTAGTAAGACGTTCAACACCatttgtatatttagaaataatgacGAAAGAAATTTAAGTATTATACCCTATTATGTTTAACCCTGTCAACCTTATTGTAGAGATTAATGGTGAAAGGTACCCCAACAGGGGCAAGCTCAATATGGCTCTCTGtccatatttaaataataagtagtTAATATGAAGGACAGAGGAAGAGGTCGGAGTTAAATTGAATAAGACTGTATTTCTTGAAGGACCTTGAAagcatatttaaacaaaatattgttcttaatgtttcaattttaactctgttttacacattaaacagccataaaaatgtttaatacaaatgTGTAAGGAAGGACAATTTAAGGAAAAGACAAGAAGAGAAAGAGCAAAACAAGACATAGGAAGTACAATGGGGAACATGAGCAGGAAGTAAGTTGTTGAGAAATAGGAAGTGGGAAGTAAAGTTGTAGAGAAGTAGGAAATGGAAAGTAAGTTGTAGAGGGATAAGGAGTTGGAAGTAAGTTATAGAGAAATAGGAAGTAGGAAGTAAAGATGAAGAGAAATAAGAAGTGGGAAATAAGTTCTAAAGAAATAGGAAGTAGGAAGTAAGTTGCAGAGAAATAGTGAGTGGAAGGTAAGTTGTAAAAAAGTTGAGAATGTAATTCTGACAAAAGATGGAGCAGTAGCCAAACAgtgaaaaccaaaatataaagaagaagaaaattggTCATAATGAGTTGGAGGAAGAAAACTGACAAAGAAAGATGACGTTTCACCCGAACATTTTTGTCCCAATTACTAAGTTGGATAAATTCTTTGTactttatattgtgttatttgttacaattaaaacactttagagtcatgaataacaataacatttcttGATTTTATGTACATTTCATTACTTAACACACTTACCATCAATTTTATTGGCTGCTGGTGGATGGGCACATTTCTAGCACTTAAAGTATTGTCTCGCACCAATCCTGTTCTTATCAAGTCCTGTTCTGTGCTTTGAATACCacaaaataataactgttaacaagTGTTTTGAGTGTTCCTTCCTGAACATAAACACTTTCTCAATAGGGGTGGCTTATTAGCTGTTCTTGTTTTTCAGTTCTCACAACAGTGAGTCTcggtatattaaatatattaaacttctcACTAGTTTAATATTTTGCAACATCTGTGCAACAACTTTGATGTTAACACTGACTTGTGGATGATGTTCTCCAAGAATTGAGAGATCTAATAGCTCCTGAAACTCACGCTTGAAGTATtggattaaaatatttcacttttacttttCGAATGAGTAGTTCTTCGCCTGTTTTAAATAGCCTCTTGAGGTTTACCACGTAATAATAACACCAAAacttcaaaagaatttttttcgCCATCCCTGTTAAACTAGAATAAGAAATCTAACCATACAGTAGATAGAAATATTGTAGTCACTTTAAAGGTTAGTGTTAGTGAATCACGAATaagttttctaaattatttattaaggGCTAAAGATCTTGCAGTGGAAGTAAGATAAGTACATTTGTTAACAACATATTTACATGAGACCTGACTTCAGAATACAACATATTCCAAACTGGTTCTTCTAATTTTTCTGACAAGAAGACAGTATTATAtcgaagaaaataataatttcgaAGAGGATAAACACATCAAAAACTTATACTGTCGAATGAACGTTTATAGTAAGCATACATTTAGGGTTAGTTATGATTGCTGTTTCGTTTTCTTCCTGATAGGTCACGTTTTTTATCTGACCACACTCTTTTTTTTTACCCAACATCTGCTTCCACTGACTACTAAAAATCGAGGGAAATTTTGTATGTTTTCTCACTATGGATCTTTCCTCTTCATCATGATGACTGGACACGTGGGTCAGAGGAAGAACAATAGAGCTGTGACAGTCAGTAATGTCCAGACATTCACGCCTGCTAGTTTCAGATTCTCGAAAGTTTCCAGAACACGATGGCTTGCTAACTCTGTTGAGTGTCGATCGACGAACCACATTGGTTCTAGATGACCGCAAGCTGTCGTCCACGTTACTATACGCGGATCTCTGGTACACGGACTGTAAACGGACCAACTTACTCTTGATGCACGGACAGAATGTCTGAAGAAAAGTCCGTCGATATTTTTGACTGAATAAACAATACAAGACGAAGTTTCCAGCTGCATTGATACACACCAAAAAGTTGAAGATGTTACCTAGTCCCAGAAGAAGAGCCTCTTTGTTGGTATGAGGAGGAACGGTATGTAAGGATGTATAGACTAATATTGCTGCGGTTGGAAGCTGACAGACAAAAAATAAGACAACTACAGCAATCAACatgattgtaattttattttcctgttggaGAGAATCTCTTGACTCTCTGTGATGTGTCATGGTGTCCCGTTGTATCTTAGAAAGGTGAACCGACCTGATGAGGAAGGAATTGAATATGGCAAGAAGAAAAAGTGGGacaaagatgaacaaaatggcCGTCATGGTATAGTACACTGTTTTGTAGAGGTGGTTATTTCCAAAGTCCGAAAAATCCATAGTCATCATAGTTTTATTTGTATCCATATCTGTGATTTCAATGACGGTCCACTCAAATGGAGTTGGCAAGGTTAAGAAAAAACAGATCAGGGAAACAAAGGCAATGACTTTCTTTGCTCTAGACTCTGTACAATATACTTTTCCTTTGATTGGGTGACAAACTGCAATGTACCTCTCTATCGTAAAGGTCACTGTTAGCCAAACTGATGTATTGCTACAAGCGTCTGTTAACATAATAGCAAAGGGCCGAATGTGCCAATATACAACGTAACTTGGACTCTGTATCCCTGGATAATGAGACAGAGACAGACCAAAAACGcacattaaatataacatatcAAAGATAGCTAGAGCTGCTAAGTAATTATTGGTAGAGGAACGCATGCGCCGCCTGGTCAGTATAACTATCGTTATGGTATTTCCAATTAGACCAACAATAAGGATGACAGGAACCAGAACTCGCTGAATCCAGAAACGACTCTGTTCTCGAAATTCTTCGAGTTTTTCGTCTACTCCAATCGCTGTTTCGGTGAAGTTTGAAACGACAAGTGTGTGGTTGGCACTGGTCCAGAATGTATTACTACAATTAGAAAGAAAGCAGTCTGTACTGTATGACGAACAATTAGCATATGTAAGCCGTCGATTGCTCCTCGTGCAGTCTGTGGGAAATATCATTTGAGAGGACATTATGTGGAAGTAAAACTCAGGAAGAAATAAAGCAGGCTTAGTGCAGTATCAGAAAGGAGGATTTCGTTTATTATAGCTGTTGAaacctgaaaaaagaaaaaaaactgttaagaGGTCTGTTTGAAATAAGGACCAAATTATGTATAATATTCTCAACAATCAATCGTTAACCtacgtctgcgaacttacaatactaaacaagGGTTGCCATTgtcgtggtgggaagagcacagatagcccattgtgttgttttgtgtttagttacaTACAAACGTTTGattaaaaatttatgaaacagaactgttttatgatttaaaattaataaacgatcaataatattttgaaataacaaaagaatTGATATAATgtttgatgatgagaaacccacttgaaataaaaatgtatctcagaacgactggtgtgggtattaacacttttattgataaggagagataAGTGTacatacccataccagtcgttctgagttACAGAGTTGATATAATTCAGTTGCAActagtgaaacaaaataataatttatcacaaacaatgtataatttaatttgaataaaagCAGCATCTTAGTTAATTAGTTTTCGcttgtttatataataaacaatatatttctcttcttttaatgtttatttccgTACGTATCTTGCATTTATAGCAGAACTACTAAGACTATATTTCACCGTTCCAcattttgaactattgaccagGGGGAAGACATCCAATTAGATGCACCTTTCACATGCCATCCACGATAAAGGATAcgctgttactcttataacgcactcacagcttAATGTTAGAATGATTTACAGTAATGATGCGTTACCTAAGTGTTTTTTTAAGGTCAACTGAAGTTAATGCCAATAGCAATTTCTTATATTGGACAACTGATTGGTCTCTACTGCAAAAATTACCAGATCATTCAAATAATAGATTTTTTACCCctaaatatgtttgttaaatttcgcgcaaagctacgcgagggttgtCATTGCAAACTGTACCTACTTTAGAAGTGATTAATTAGAGTAAAAGCAGCTAGTCGCCACCGCCAAGTCAAAGGCTACTTCTAACTGCATAGtagaatttgaatatatttaggaaaactgaaaagttttataataaatattatgaaacattattatatctaGTGGTATCGAAAAGATATCAAAGGGAATAATTGTCTGGAAATTATTTCACGTTAAAATAACTAAGTTaggctttaaatgttttaaacgaTACCCCCAAACTAAAACAGAGTTACTGAaccatgaaataaataaataattatagtggAGACTGTTTTAGTCGTTTGTTTGTAGccaagcacaaaaatacacaatgggctatatgtgttctgctcaacacgtgtatcaaaacccaatttccagcgttgtaagtccgcagatataccactgtgccactagaggtgCAGAGTAATTTCAAAATACGATAATAGTTTGCGACTTTAAAGTAATGTCAAAGGGATGAATAGAACATGTTTAGAAAATTGATTTATAACAccttacacacaaacaaatctttaaagaCACTATTAAGTCAATGACAGGGGAAACTGAAGGTTTCTTATAAGAGTCTAATTTGATGACAAATAACCAGGCAATAcgtatttctttgtttgaagttaaacacaaagctacacagttggctatctgtgctctgcctaccacgagtatcgaaacttagTGTGACATGAAGTACAGGCATACtgagtgtttgtgtgtattttccttatagtaaagccacaacatgctatctgctgagcccatcgaggggaatcggactcctggttttagtgttgtaaatccgtagatttaccgttgtacTTGCCGGGAGCCAGGAATACTGAAACGATACCAACTTAAAACAATCAATAGGTATCTTAAGATAGCCCCCCCCCCATCTTCCCAATGTCTCAGTGAAAAGTCTGTAGGCTTAGGATGTTAAAATTTGGATTTCGATACTCATAGGGGCCAGAGCACAGAAAACCAATTGTATAGTCTCGtggtttcttgatgacgagaaatccactatAAATGCATTTGTCCTATTCCACCGtagtagaaaaattaaaaaaggggAATATAACCTGAGTTAGCACTTGCTAATCAaactggaaatatatatatatatttaaatataatttgaaatatcgaTGTGTATTTTCAGCCAATCAAAAAATAGTCGCAAACTATCGTTAATTTGGGATTTCTTCATCCGTTATCGTTTAGGCAGAGAcataaaataacactaaatatattagACACGACGGGCCTTGTTGCTGGGGCTTCATCGTAGTGCTGATTAAACCTGAATTCCATTAACAATATTTGGTactaactgttgttattattacaaaCCAAACGGAATAGACCGCGACTTTtcttataaaacaactttatgaatACCGAAATTGTATGGTAAGCCTTTCCGTTCTTTAGATAACTCAGAGCGATTAAATATCGTGCGACAAGTTATGATGAACTATTTATCAAAAGGAAGTAAGGTCTTTGTCACAGAATTctatcaataattttaatgtatcatGATTGAAAATGTCAACTATAGAATTCCAACAatgttgttaaaatatcaaacatacaGTTCCACCAATGTTgttaaagtatcaaacatataattCCATCGATACATGTAATGTAGGTATTATACAAAGTGTTACAATACCTGATAAAATAAAGTCTTTTCACTGAAATATTAATTGTGTGATCACTTTTGaattgcaaataaactttaaCCCTTACCTTGCATTTTCCACGTTTCATCACAGCTTAGTTGCATGTCTTTATTACGTTTATTTTATTCTAGAAGCTGTTTTTTTTATCTGCTATATTAGTCCAGAGACAATAAGAAGATAATTAGTTTTGTACTATTTGAGTGttcttacttgtttgtttttggaatttcgcgcaaagccacacaagggctatctgtactatctgtccctaatttagcagtgtaagaccagaggaaatgcagctagtcatcaccatccgccgccaactcttgggctacccctttaccaacgaataatggaacagaccgtaacattataacgctcccacagctgaaaggtcaagcttgtttggtgcgacggggattcgaacccgtaaccataggattacgagtcgagcgacttAACTACCCGACCATGCCGAGCCTGCAGTGTTTGATTCCCTGTTTTCGACAGTAAATAACGTATAAAAGATGGAAGGTCAGAATGTAAACAtacattttactattattttgtggaatatgttgttttttttgccgttaagcacaaagctacagtaTGGGTTATTTGCACACCACGGACATCGAAACCGAATTTCTACCCTTATAAGTCTGCAGCATACATGCTCCTGTTAAAGTTTCCTTCAACAGGAGCAATAACAAGAACTGTGAAACAAGTCGATAACATTTTCACAAGACTTGAAGTGAGTAAAACTAattgataggttcgataacactttGAAAAGAAGTGAAGTgagtaaaactaaataatagGTTGGATAACAGTTTGACAAGAAGTGAAGCTCAGTAAAACTAATTCGATAAGAGTTTGACAAAAAGTGAAGTCAGTAAAACTAattgataggttcgataacactttGAAAAGAAGTGAAGTgagtaaaactaaataatagGTTGGATAACACTTTGACAAGAAGTGAAGCTCAGTAAAACTAATTCGATAAGAGTTTGACAAGAAGTGAAGTCAGTAAAACTAattgataggttcgataacactttGACAAGAAGTGAAGCTCAACAAAACTAATTAATAGGTTCGATAAAACTTTGACAAGAGGAGAAGTGAGTAAAACTAACTaatatagcaaaatcacatcaggctatttgttgaATTCACCAATgtgaatcgaatccctaattttagcattgtaaatccgtagacttttcGCTGTACCATCAGGGGATCTATATTTAATGTTATGAATCCAAATGCTCTTTGATGATAATTTAGTTAGAAATTGTGCActctttttatctttttatggcgtttttgtttcattttataatcaATTTATGGTGATTCATGAACCTTGTAATTGCACGTTGAAGACAAGGTTTAACCCTATTTTTCTTCTGGTAACTGATTCAACATCTCGTTATGACGAAAAACacatatgaagtaaaaatgtatatgagAACATTTTTGACTCGATATCTAAATCTAGAGGTCGctgtttgtaatttgtgtttattgCAGAACAGtcacacttgaaattatgaataaaattgtCAATGGAAAAGTTCAGAAGGTTATGAACTTATGAATTCATGATAAATTAAAGCAACTCATGTCGatagattgttttgtttcttttcgaatttcgcgcaaagctacacgggagctatctgcggtagccgtccctaattaagcagtgtaagaatagaggaaaggcagctagtcatcatcactcaccgccaactcttgggctactcttttatcaacgaatagtggggttgaccgtaactttataacacccccacggctgaaagggtgaggatgtttggtgcgaccgggattcgaactcgcgactctcagattacgagtcgaacgccttaacccttaacctggccatgtcgggcctcatgTCAATAGAATGGCGACACCTGCAAGAAAGTTACtagtttcaatttaaaaaaaattattattttaaagtatatgcAACAGGGCCCTATGGGTCATACTTAGAACTGTACTTTATATAGTTTTCATAGTTACCCCTTTCACCCGTAAACGaagtaagaaaaatgtattttttatctatAGGTTTTGGTTTCAGTATTAAATGACTTGGCCACAACTTGGCATTAGCGTGTCCCGCACGTATCGAAAGGTCCAAGGATCTAGATGCGATTTGCTGTTGGTGCGTCATAAGAGCGTTGGTCAGTTCTGTTTTTGGTTAGGATTATTCAACGACGGATGCTACTGATCGTTTACCATCCCTCTGGCCAATAGCTCTAGATCAGTGAAAGTTATGAGCAAGGCTTGAGATCTATGATTTGGTCTATTTAGATAACGattattacattgtatatttttgttgtcaTTTGGGCAATAATAGAAATATTCATCTATGTATCAAACTTCTCTATAACAACTACACACGTATATATGTGGACTACACATTCATGTGTTATATCTATGGCGACTACACGCTTATTTATTGCATTTATAGCgagtatacatgtatttattgtatatatGGCGACTACACATGGATTTATAACGATTAGACATGCATTTATGGcaattatacatgtatttattgtatttatgacGACTACATGGTAAGACTCAATAAACTAATcgttaaactatttactttatgaaaaacacatttcTATTATCTCTGTTTATTATGTACTTATGAAATTTTCTTATACAGTTACAAAGTTTTCCGAAAGTTAAAACGTTTGGAATTAGTTCTTGCTGGAAGTTCCTAATAGACATTACGTATAAATAAACAAGCCTATTATGCTCGCTAGCCCTTAAACACATTAATACGTCCAAGAGCTTCGTAAGTAACCAGAGCAATTTACTTAACTCCTTTAAGATCCTAAAGTAGATATTTATATTCTCAATATCTGGGTTGCTTATCGCCCCAAATTTTTTTCGATGGGAAAACTGCGGTAGGTGGCTCTGTCTTCTAATAACGTTATTAAGGCATGATTCCTCGCCTGTCAGTTCTTTATTATATAGgagaaataatgttttagtaCGTTTTAGAAGCTTTCTCTGTTGTAGTCTATTAAtcagataaataaattaagaagtcTATTTCTGACTCCAACCTCGTAATTCTCTGTATAGACAGATAAACAGAAACGAGTTTAAAGATATTTCTGGACATATGTTCGGGGAGTGGGAAAGAGATATTTTTCCCTACATGTAACCCTCAGTACGTCAGCGTTAAGTCTGAAGAATTATCACGTTGagaattgggtttcgatatcctctGTGAGCACAACACAGACAGTCCAATGtgcttatcaataaataaacaaacaaacgccaCATACCGTTGAAGAAAATCGTTCTTAATACATCTTTCTGTGTGTAAAAAAGTAACTTCTTTCCTCCTAGCGGGTCAACAGCAAGTTTACGTACTACCAACCCTAAAATCCGGGCACAACTTCATGTGGTGGACGAAAAGTAGAAAGCCAATTGTGTGAATATGCGctaaaataaacaagtgtttgGTTGCTTTACGAATACTTGGGAgttttttaattctaattaaaCGGAAATGAAATGTAACACAACAAATGGAAGTTAGCACATCTCAGCTGTTTCGAACGAGATATTTAATGTCCAAATTGAGTAAAAACCGTAAATAAAACAATCCGTGGTGGTAATTGTACCAACTGTATAAAGCGTTATCATTGAATTAGTCATTGGACAACAACGAAAAGACCAGATAAAGGCAACCGTACGTTTTAATCCGTATTATTCAATTTTTATGACTAAAGCGACATAGCTATAGATACTGATTAACCAAAATACTGGTTGGACATTCCTCAATTCCAACTACCTTATTCTGATTTACTGGAACTAAGTTCACGTACAGAGTAGTAGTTGTATGACATGATATCACTAAGTAAGttaaagggtgtgtgtgtgtgtgtgtggagatgAATCCGGGAtgttgtgtgttttctaatagaaCTCTCAGATCATTTAGGTTTCAAAAGTTTGTTGTGTAGTTTTCGGTATTAAACATCGAAAATTTGACGTTTTTGTGCTCCATCCgtataaataatgtttcaaattgatttgaaaaaatcaaaaaaaatcCACGTAGTTCACGCTCATACCACATCCAGTTCCTTCTTCTACACACCCGTTTTCATTACACGTCAGTTCTACCTTCTCACATCACTTGCCAGATGAGGAGGACGTAACCATCTCCGTGCCCACCTGCCTCTTGGCTGGAATGGAATTGCGTCATATTGCGTACACTTTCGACTTTCATAGTCCTGACTAGGTCATGACCTGGACAGTAGCAAGTGATAAACTTGAAACGATATCTTAAGAAACCTCTTGTTGGGAATCCATAAAGGACTAGgtgagaaaaaaatgtattattgggAATCCATAAAGGAAGGTGAGAaaaatgttgagaaaaaaaatgtagtcCACCGTAAATATCATTACAAGTATTATAGGTCAGTGATGTAACTACAACAGATGGTGTAACAACAAAATGTGGTGTAACTACAACAGGTGGTGTAACAACAAGAGATGGTGTAACTACAACAGGTGGTGTAACAACAAGAGATGGTGTAACTACAACAGGTGGTGTAACTACAACAGATGGTGTAACTTCAACAGGTGGTGTAACTACAACAGATGGTTTAACTACAAGAGATGGTGTAACTACAACAAATGGTGTAACAATAAGAGATGGTGTAACTACAACAGGTGGTGTAACTACAAGAAATGGTGTAACTACAACAGATTATGTAACTACAAGAGATGGTGTAACTACAACAGGTGGTGTAACTAGACCAGATGGTGTAACAACAACAGGTGGTGTAACTACAAGAGAGGGTTAACTATAACAGGTGGTGTAACTACAAGAGATGGTGTAACTTCAACAAATGGTGTAACTACAAGAGATGGTGTAACTACAACAGGTGGTGTAACTACAACAGATGGTGTAACTTTAACAGGTAGTGTAACTACAACAGATGGTGTAATTGCAAGAGATGGTGTAACTACAACAGGTAATGTAACAACAAGAGATGGTGTAACTACAACAAATGGTGTAACAATAAGAGATGGTGTAACTACAACAGGTGGTGTAACTACAAGAGATGGTGTAACTACAACAGGTGGTGTAACTAGACCAGATGGTGTAACAACAACAGGTGGTGTAACTACAAGAGAGGGTGTAACTATAACAGTTGGTGTAACTACAAGAG comes from Tachypleus tridentatus isolate NWPU-2018 chromosome 12, ASM421037v1, whole genome shotgun sequence and encodes:
- the LOC143235251 gene encoding thyrotropin-releasing hormone receptor-like, with the protein product MSSQMIFPTDCTRSNRRLTYANCSSYSTDCFLSNCSNTFWTSANHTLVVSNFTETAIGVDEKLEEFREQSRFWIQRVLVPVILIVGLIGNTITIVILTRRRMRSSTNNYLAALAIFDMLYLMCVFGLSLSHYPGIQSPSYVVYWHIRPFAIMLTDACSNTSVWLTVTFTIERYIAVCHPIKGKVYCTESRAKKVIAFVSLICFFLTLPTPFEWTVIEITDMDTNKTMMTMDFSDFGNNHLYKTVYYTMTAILFIFVPLFLLAIFNSFLIRSVHLSKIQRDTMTHHRESRDSLQQENKITIMLIAVVVLFFVCQLPTAAILVYTSLHTVPPHTNKEALLLGLGNIFNFLVCINAAGNFVLYCLFSQKYRRTFLQTFCPCIKSKLVRLQSVYQRSAYSNVDDSLRSSRTNVVRRSTLNRVSKPSCSGNFRESETSRRECLDITDCHSSIVLPLTHVSSHHDEEERSIVRKHTKFPSIFSSQWKQMLGKKKECGQIKNVTYQEENETAIITNPKCMLTINVHSTV